The Corynebacterium glaucum genome includes a region encoding these proteins:
- the secA2 gene encoding accessory Sec system translocase SecA2, whose product MGAFDWFWKAMGSSAERNNKKSKGIVAAAEELIPELAKLDDAALAAEVRGTVAAGAIGDKPRFLAGLSVASQRTLGMTPFTVQNQAVLRLLEGDVIQMATGEGKTLVGAMAATGYALTGKRVHLITVNNYLAARDAEWMRPLVEFFGLTVAAVTESSSREERVAGYRCDVIYAPVTEIGFDHLRDNQITHRDQTVQVPADVALVDESDSVLVDEALVPLVLAGSEGSQQATGQITAAVAQLEEGEDYAIDAEGRNVFLTDGGASKIERLLGIDSLYSDEHIGTTLVRVNLALHAKALLVRDVHYIVSEGKVALVDASRGRVAELQRWPDGLQAAVEAKEGLDVSEGGRILDSITLQALMRRYPIVCGMTGTAVEATDQLRSFYGLHVSVIDRANELARFDEADRIYATMEEKNAAIVDEIAHINATGQPVLVGTHDVAESEALADALQARGIEVNVLNAKNDAEEARIIAEAGDTGRVTVSTQMAGRGTDIRLGGADERDHDEVAQLGGLAVIGTARHRTARLDNQLRGRAGRQGDPGLSLFFVSLEDDIVKVGGADEQVTAQPDATGRIDSNRIQQFIEHCQRVTEGQLLEIHSQTWKYNKLLADHRDILDERRTALLDTDAAWRELASRHPQRAAELEHLPDGVKVQAAREIMLFHLDDEWSEHLAMMDDVRESIHLRAIARETPIDEYHRIAVREFKDLANRAVDKAAETFETVEIDERGAHLADAGWKRPSSTWTYMVSDNPLAGSGNSVLSGIGNLFR is encoded by the coding sequence ATGGGCGCATTCGACTGGTTCTGGAAGGCCATGGGCTCTTCAGCCGAGCGCAACAACAAGAAGTCCAAAGGCATCGTGGCGGCAGCAGAGGAGCTCATCCCAGAGCTTGCAAAGCTTGACGACGCTGCGTTGGCGGCCGAAGTCCGCGGCACCGTCGCCGCAGGTGCGATCGGGGATAAGCCGCGATTTCTGGCGGGGCTTTCCGTCGCCTCGCAGCGAACTCTTGGGATGACGCCGTTTACCGTGCAGAACCAAGCAGTGCTGCGATTGCTCGAAGGTGATGTGATCCAGATGGCCACCGGCGAGGGGAAGACGCTGGTCGGTGCGATGGCGGCTACGGGTTACGCCTTGACTGGCAAGCGCGTGCACCTGATCACCGTGAACAACTACCTCGCCGCCCGCGACGCGGAGTGGATGCGCCCGCTCGTGGAATTCTTTGGACTCACTGTCGCTGCGGTGACTGAATCATCTTCGCGGGAGGAGCGCGTCGCGGGCTACCGCTGCGACGTGATCTACGCGCCGGTGACGGAGATCGGCTTCGACCACCTGCGCGACAATCAAATCACCCACCGCGACCAAACGGTTCAGGTTCCCGCGGACGTCGCGCTGGTCGACGAGTCGGACAGTGTGCTTGTCGACGAAGCCCTGGTGCCGCTCGTTCTCGCCGGTTCCGAGGGTTCACAGCAGGCGACCGGGCAGATCACTGCGGCGGTTGCGCAGCTGGAGGAGGGCGAGGACTACGCCATCGACGCCGAGGGACGCAACGTCTTCCTCACCGACGGCGGCGCCTCCAAGATCGAGCGCCTCCTCGGCATCGATTCTCTGTACTCGGACGAGCACATCGGCACCACGCTCGTGCGCGTCAACCTCGCGCTGCACGCCAAGGCGCTACTGGTGCGCGACGTGCACTACATCGTCTCCGAGGGCAAGGTCGCGCTTGTCGACGCCTCGCGCGGCCGCGTCGCCGAACTCCAGCGCTGGCCTGACGGTCTGCAGGCAGCCGTGGAGGCGAAAGAAGGCCTCGATGTCTCCGAAGGCGGGCGGATCCTGGATTCCATAACCCTGCAGGCGCTCATGCGCCGCTACCCAATTGTGTGCGGCATGACCGGCACCGCGGTCGAAGCGACTGACCAGCTGCGTTCGTTCTACGGTTTGCACGTGTCCGTCATTGACCGGGCGAACGAGCTGGCGCGTTTCGACGAAGCGGATCGGATCTACGCGACTATGGAGGAGAAGAACGCCGCCATCGTCGACGAGATCGCACATATCAACGCCACCGGCCAGCCGGTGCTCGTCGGTACGCACGACGTCGCAGAATCCGAGGCGCTCGCAGACGCGCTGCAGGCGCGCGGCATTGAGGTCAACGTGCTCAACGCGAAGAACGACGCGGAAGAGGCCCGGATTATCGCCGAGGCGGGCGACACCGGGCGCGTGACGGTTTCCACCCAGATGGCCGGACGCGGCACCGACATCCGTCTCGGCGGGGCCGACGAACGCGACCACGACGAAGTTGCCCAGCTCGGCGGCCTCGCAGTGATTGGCACTGCCCGCCACCGCACCGCACGCTTGGACAACCAGCTGCGCGGACGCGCTGGCCGGCAGGGCGACCCCGGGTTGAGCCTGTTCTTCGTGTCGCTGGAGGATGACATCGTCAAGGTCGGCGGTGCCGATGAACAGGTCACCGCGCAGCCGGATGCCACCGGCCGGATAGATTCGAACCGCATTCAGCAGTTCATTGAACACTGCCAGCGTGTTACCGAAGGTCAGCTACTGGAGATCCATTCCCAGACCTGGAAGTACAACAAGCTGCTCGCGGATCACCGCGATATCCTCGACGAGCGCCGCACAGCGCTGCTTGATACCGACGCTGCATGGCGCGAGCTTGCAAGCCGCCATCCGCAGCGGGCGGCGGAACTGGAGCACCTCCCTGATGGCGTCAAGGTGCAGGCAGCCCGGGAGATCATGCTGTTCCACCTCGACGACGAGTGGTCCGAGCACCTCGCCATGATGGACGACGTCCGCGAATCTATCCACCTGCGTGCGATCGCCCGGGAGACGCCGATCGATGAGTACCACCGCATTGCCGTACGGGAGTTCAAGGATCTTGCGAATCGGGCCGTGGACAAGGCAGCTGAGACGTTCGAGACCGTCGAAATCGATGAGCGCGGCGCACACCTTGCCGACGCGGGGTGGAAGCGCCCCAGCTCGACGTGGACCTACATGGTCTCGGACAATCCGTTGGCAGGTTCGGGCAATTCGGTGCTCTCCGGCATCGGCAATCTGTTCCGCTGA
- the odhI gene encoding oxoglutarate dehydrogenase inhibitor Odhl, with translation MSENTGTPQNQVETTSVFRADLLKEMESGAAAAPDSTSGAENLPEGAALLVVKRGPNSGARFLLDQDSTTAGRHPEADIFLDDVTVSRRHAEFRRKDDSYEVVDVGSLNGTYVNREPRNSELLSDGDEIQIGKFRLVFISNAK, from the coding sequence ATGAGCGAAAACACGGGCACACCACAGAACCAGGTGGAAACCACCTCGGTCTTCCGCGCTGATCTGTTGAAGGAGATGGAATCTGGCGCGGCAGCTGCCCCGGATTCGACCTCCGGCGCAGAGAACCTCCCCGAGGGCGCGGCGCTGCTCGTCGTTAAGCGTGGCCCGAACTCAGGTGCTCGCTTTCTCCTGGACCAAGACTCCACCACCGCCGGTCGCCATCCGGAAGCAGATATCTTCCTTGACGATGTGACCGTGTCACGCCGCCACGCCGAGTTCCGCCGGAAGGATGACTCCTACGAGGTAGTTGACGTGGGTTCGCTGAACGGCACCTATGTGAACCGCGAGCCGCGTAACTCCGAGCTGCTCTCCGACGGTGACGAGATCCAGATCGGCAAGTTCCGTCTCGTTTTCATCTCCAACGCTAAGTAA
- the ftsR gene encoding transcriptional regulator FtsR yields the protein MEQIPVSAIRKTSPQAVKRPSAKTMSIGVVLEQLRGEFPDVTVSKIRFLESEGLITPQRTASGYRRFTDEDVERLRYILVTQRDNYLPLKVIREQLEAMDAGKVTAVLSSADSEPMISPDSFRVDANAYLTDADLATQTGAEENTVAELIKAGLLVPDSAGLFCADDVRIVSTAMQLREFGFDVRHLKTLRTAASRQADLIAQVAEPVAKSGKTAARQQADELAQQVSALVVSLHASLVKRELRDQRP from the coding sequence ATTGAGCAGATACCCGTGAGCGCTATCCGTAAGACCTCGCCGCAGGCCGTCAAACGGCCGTCCGCGAAAACGATGTCCATCGGAGTAGTACTTGAACAGTTGCGCGGCGAGTTTCCGGACGTGACGGTGTCCAAGATTCGGTTTCTGGAGTCAGAGGGGCTGATTACCCCGCAGCGCACGGCATCCGGGTATCGCCGCTTCACAGACGAGGACGTGGAGCGCCTGCGCTACATCCTGGTCACGCAGCGAGATAACTACCTTCCGCTCAAAGTTATCCGCGAGCAGCTCGAGGCGATGGATGCGGGCAAAGTCACTGCGGTGCTGAGTTCGGCAGACTCAGAGCCGATGATCTCGCCGGATTCGTTTCGAGTCGACGCGAACGCATACCTGACGGATGCCGACCTGGCGACCCAGACGGGCGCGGAGGAAAACACGGTTGCTGAGCTGATAAAGGCCGGATTGCTCGTCCCGGATTCTGCCGGGTTGTTCTGCGCAGATGACGTGCGCATTGTGTCGACAGCTATGCAATTGCGCGAGTTCGGCTTCGACGTGCGTCACCTCAAAACACTGCGCACCGCGGCCTCGCGCCAAGCAGACCTGATTGCGCAAGTCGCGGAGCCAGTGGCTAAGTCTGGGAAAACCGCTGCACGCCAGCAGGCGGATGAACTCGCTCAGCAGGTGTCCGCGCTTGTAGTTTCGCTGCACGCCTCGCTGGTCAAGCGAGAGCTGCGCGACCAGCGTCCGTAA